The DNA sequence TAGAAAATTTGTTTTACTCTTGTGTGTTTCGTTATTCGCCTTTGCTTCTTGTACAAAGGAAGACGTAACTTCAAAATCTGAACCTGCAATGCCTGAGGCTATGGATTCAATGGAGAAAGATACTCCTAAAGAATCTATGGGAGAAGTAAATGCAGACGGAGTTATCTATGTGCATCGTGCAGGACTCTATACCGAAACGGATGAGGGGAAAATGAAATGGGCGGCAGAAGCTTCATTGGGGGATGTCGCTATGTACCTTGGCGAAAAAAAGGAAGCACAAAGAACTGATGGTCAAAAGCGAGTATTCTTCCATATTTCTTTAAAGGAGAAAGAATATTGGATTCAAGACTATTGTTATGAGCCTAATACGGTTGCAGGATTTATTTCTGCAACAGATACGGTTCTATACAAATCTGATTCTTTAACGGCAGTTACAGATGAAATCATACCTCAGTATTTTATTGTTGCCGTTTATAAAGACAGTTTAAACAGCTCTAATCAGAAATTTGTAAAGATTGCAGCTTATTGCCCTGAACTGGTAACTTCGTGGATCGTAAAAGAAAAGTATGCCAAAAGAGATACTGTCGAATTTCAAAAAGAAAATGTAGCAGCAATGGTTCTTGCACAAATTGCAATGGAAACTCAAAGTGAAACAAGCAGGGCAGAGCTGTTTCAAAATGCTATTGAAATGGATTCGAGATATAGTGATGATATAGCAATCTTACAAAATCTTGCTCAAGTGCTGGATGCTGAGGCTGCTTTTTTAAAGAAGCTTGTAACCGAAAAAATTGACAAGAAATTCACTGCAAAAGAAGATATAGATCTTTTGAGTATTCCGTCTTCAGAAGGTGAACCAAGAGTATTGGCATCCGTAAAAGCCGATACCATTCTTTATGCTTCAAAAAAGGTTGTCTTTGTTAATATTGTCGGTGGTAATGACGATAGTTCTCCTCAGACCGAATGGTACTATGTACAAAATAAACAAAAAAAAGGCTGGGTTCAAGCTTCATATCTTGAAGAAAAATAAGTTTTTTTAGCGAAAACCGTCTTGGCTTTAAAAGGCCTGACGGTTTTGTTTTAGATTAGTTCTATATTAGACTAAGATCTATCGTCAAAATGAATTTTAATTTTTTAAGCTTTTCCGATTTTGTTTTTTCACATATTAATTTTTTTATTTTATTCTGTGCAATAATTCTTGATTTTATTTTGGGCGATCCTTATTCTTTTCCTCATCCCGTAAAATTTATCGGGAGCCTTATAAAAAAAGAAGAAGCCCTTGCACGGTTTTTTTTTAGTTCTCCGAGAGGTTTAAAGTTTTCCGGTTTTTTGATTGTCATTTTCAATGTTAGTTTCAGCTTTTGTCTTATCTTTTTCTTTTTAAAATTATTATATCCTTACAAGATTTTATACTTTGTTTTTTCGGTATGGATCAGTTATACATGTCTTGCAGCCCGCTGTCTTCAAAAAGAAGCTATAAAAGTTTTTAAGGCCTTACAGATAAGCCTTGAAGAGGGAAGAAAGCAGATTGCAAATATTGTAGGCAGGGATACCGAGTCTTTGGATGAAAAAGGAGTGAGCCGTGCCTGTGTTGAAACCATAGCCGAAAATACAAGTGACGGGGTTATAGCTCCACTGTTTTTTATGATGCTTTTAGGCCCTGCAGGCGGTATAGCTTATAAGGCCGTAAATACCATGGATTCTATGCTCGGCTATAAAAATGAAAAATATGCCGACTTGGGATTTTTTCCGGCAAAGATTGATGATATTGTAAACTATGTTCCGGCCCGACTTTCGGCCTTGCTTATTCTTGCAGGTCCTTTTTTTTGTAACCTACGAAGACTGGAGCAAAACTGTTCGCAAAAAAGAATTTCAAACAAAATAATTCCGAAACTAACTGCAATAAAAAGAGGTTTTAAGATTTGGAGGCGGGATTGCAGAAAACACTCAAGCCCCAATTCCGCTCATCCTGAAAGCGCTGCTGCCGGTCTTTTAGGTTTAAAGCTGGGAGGCCCGAACTATTACGGCGGAGTGCTTGTCGAAAAGCCCTTTATAGGGGATGATATTTTTGAAATTGAAGATGAAGATATAAAAAGATGCATACAGCTGATGTATGCATCCGAGATTTTTATGTTTGGGCTTTATGCTTTTTTTATTTTTCGGGAATATCTTTTCGGTTTTTAGCTATTTTTGAAATAAGACCGTATTCTACGGATTCTTCTGCATTGAGCCAGCAATCCCTGTCCGTATCCTTTGCAACCTTTTTTTCATCCGTGCCGGTTTCTTCTGCGATGAGCTTGTTTATTTTTACTCTCATCTTTTCAAGCTCTTTGGCGTGTATTTCTATTTCGGTTGCGACTCCCTTTATGCCGGATAATGGCTGATGGATAAGGTAGTGGCTGTTAGGCATACCGAAACGGCGTTCCTTGCTTGCGGCAAGAAGAATGATGGAGGCTGCGCTGGCAACGAGTCCCATACCTATTGTGTAGACGGGTGCCTTGATAAATCTTATCATATCGAAGATTGCAAAGCCTGCATCGGCATCTCCCCCGGGGGAATCTATATAAATATAAATAGGCTTTGTTGACGACAAGGATTCCATGAGTAAAAGCTGGCGTACTATTTTTTCGGAAAGCTCCTTGTTGATTTCTCCGGCCAAAATAATTTGGCGTGTATTAAGAAATTTTTGCATCAAAGCATCGTCATCATTTGTTTTATTTTTTTTCTCTTCATTTTTTTCATTTATAAAGTTCATGTAAGCTCCTAAAATTTTTTCGTGGGTATCTTTTAAAATCCACCAAGTTTTTTAAAGATACCCTAATATACAAAAAATTTAAACTATTGTACAGGGGGTAATTTTTTATACCCTATTGTACAAGACATTCCAGAGTTGTAATTTTTCGGTCATCTCGCAGTTTTCATAAGAGCCGGTTACCCTCCATTGCCAGTTTCTTCCGACTGTTGAAGGTTCATTCATTCTTGCTTCCGAATTTAAAAACAAAAGATCCTGCATCTGTACGGCTGCAAAATCCGCCACGGAAGAAAAAGCTTTTCGGATTATTTCGGAGGCTAATTCTTTTTTAAATTCATAAGTGTTTAAAATGGAGCAAATCCTTTCATCCTCTTTTTTTCCGTAAAGATAGGTGTAAATAAATTTTAGCATCTCATCGGAAGAATTTTCAAGACAGCCCATGATTGTGTCGTTGTCGTGGGAGCCGGTATATACGGCACAGTTTTTTTTGTGGTTATGAGGCAGATAAGGGTTAATCATATTTTCCGATTTAAATTCGTTTAAGTCAAAGGCAAATTGCAATATCTTCATCGTCGGAAAATTAAAATCATCTCTGAGTCTGGCAACCTCAGGCGTTATAATTCCCAGATCTTCAGTTAGTATAGGAAGCTCTATCCTGTATTTTTCATCCAATGAAATCAGATCCTTTTGTATTTCTTCAAAAAAATTATGGTCAGGGCCTTTCACCCATTTTCCTTCTTGAGCAGTTTTTGCACCTCGGGGGATAGACCAAAAGGCTTCAAAGCCTCTAAAATGGTCGAGGCGTATTATGTCGAATAGTTTTAGGGTATGTCTTATGCGGGCCTTCCACCATAGGTAGCCGTCTTTTTTCATCTTAGCCCAGTCATAAAGAGGATTGCCCCAAAGCTGTCCCGTAGGGCTAAAAAAATCGGGAGGTACACCGGCGACGGCTTTAGGCTTAGCTTTTTCGTCCAGTAAAAATAAGCTTTGGTTTTGCCAAACATCGGCTGAATCCATTGCTGCAAATATCGGAATATCTCCTATAAGTTGTATGCCGTTTTTTTCAGCATAATCTTTTAATTTTTTCCATTGCGAAAAAAAGAAAAATTGTATAATCTTTTGGGCCTTATATTCTTCGGAATGTTTATTTAAAAATTCTTTTACTGCGTTTTCTTTATTTAAGGCAAGTTCCTTGGGCCAAGCTTCATTCCAGATTCCTTGCACTAAATTTTCTTTATTTGCTCTTTTTTCATAGTCTTCTTTAATTGTCATAAAGGCTGCATACCCGTCCAGCCAAAAACTTTCTTCTTGATAAAAATTTTCAAGTTCTTCTTTTAACGACGAGTCTGTTTCCGTTTTGTGCAATAAAAATGCAGCCGCTTTTTTTAGAATCCTTGTTTTATGGTAATGGATTAAACCGAAATCCACTCTTTTAGGATCAGTATTTTCTTGTACAATTTTTTTGTATTCGGCAAAATATTTTTTTTCTAAAAAGCCTTCTTCACAAAGATCTTGAAGACTTATAAGATAAGGGTTTCCTGCAAAGGCCGAAAAAGAAGCATAGGGTGAGTCGCCATAACCTGTGGGACCAATCGGAAGCATCTGCCAAACTCCCGTTCTTGTTTTTTTTAACCAATCTATAAAGGCAAAAGCTTCTTTACCGATTGTCCCTATGCCTTCATCATTAGGTAACGAGGTAGGATGTAAAATAATACCTGAACTTCTTTTCATTTATTTTCCTCCATTGTTGGTTTATAATTTATCAGTTTATAATTTTCTGCTATGTAAAATATAATTCCCGTAATTCCCGGAAATATAAATAGGGCAGGGAATGAAATAAATAATTTTATGGCACTGAAAAATAAAATTTTATATGTAAAAAAAGAATTTTCAAAAAAAAGATAAAAGGATTTTTTTAAGTTGCAGATTATTCCTTTATTTTTCTTTTGAAAAGTGATTATGGCCGGATACCAAAAAAAAGAAAGTTCAAAAATAAAAAAAATAAAAAGAATGAGTACTGAAAAAAAATATCCCGTAATGGTTTTTAGTTTTAAAAAATATCTTAATAAAAAAATCAATGCCGATATAATCGATAATTTTATTACAGATATAATTAAAGCTTCTATAAAATTTTCTTTTACACCGGTTATAAGGCTTTTTATATTTGCCTCATCCTCTTTATAATAAAAAGAATATGAGGCAAAACTTATTATGTGAAAGATTATATAAAAACTTATATTAAAACCAATAGCCGTAAAATAAGTTTTAGGTAAAATTACCGGCATAAAAATAAATAGTATGAGTATAAAAATAAAAATTATGTTTAAAAAAAATATTTCTTTTTTCTTTTTTATCATCGTTTTAGTTAAGATTGGCGGCAGGTTTTGAGTTTTCTGTCTGCCTTAAATCTATCTATTGCAAGCTCTATTAAGTGCATTATAAGCTCGTTATATGGAAGACCTGAAGCTCCGCACATTTTAGGGAACATCGAAATTGAGGTAAAGCCCGGAATAGTGTTTACCTCGTTTAAGTATATCTTGCCGTTTCTTTTGTCGATAAAAAAATCTACGCGGGAAAGGCCTGATAGATCTAAGGCTTCATAAGCCTTGATAGCGGTTTCTCTGATTGTCTTTCTTTGGGTCTCATTTAAATCGGCCGGAATCTTTAATTCGGCTCCATTCGGATCGGTGTATTTTGCTTCATAGTCATAAAATTTATGGGTCGGAATTATTTCTCCCGGAATGTAGGCTACCGTTTTTGTGTTTCCGGTAACCGAACATTCTACCTCTCTGGCTTCAATACATGCTTCGACTAAAATTTTATTATCCCATAAAAAAGATTCTTCTGCCTGCTCTAAAAGTTCGTTTCTATTTTTTACCATTCCGGCACCCACAGAGCTTCCTGCCCTGCACGGTTTTATAAAGAGGGGATATTCCAAGTCTTTTTCGGCCCTTGCTAAGAGTGCTTTTTTCTTTTCCGGATCATCCCAGTCCTGTCTTTTGATTGCTATATAGGGTACAATGGGAAGGCCCGAATAATCCCAAATCATCTTGGTTTTTTCCTTATCCATGGATATGCTTGTGGACATTACATCGCCCCCCACATAGGGGAGGTCGGCCATTTCAAAGAGGCCTTGAATTGTGCCGTCTTCTCCGAATCTTCCGTGTAAAACGGCAAAGACCGCATCAGTCGGTAAAAAGTCGTCTCCTGCTTTTAAACCTTTTTTTGTCCCGCCTCCGGGAATTACTGTTACTCGCTTCGCCTCATCTTTTTTTATTTTTAAAACGGCCTTTTCGTTTTTTATAATTCGCTCTCTTTCTTCATCTCCATGTAAATACCATGCTCCGCTTTTAGAAATACCGATTAGGTGAAGTTTGTATTTTTTATCTATTGTCCTTATAATCGATGATGCCGACTTTAGGGAAACCTCATGCTCGCTTGACTTTCCGCCGTAAATGATTGCTATATTCATACTTACCTCTATAAACTAACTTAAATTCATTCTACCATTATTTTATAAAATTTTCAATCAGATGTGATTTTAAATCCCATTAAAAATTTCAATGCCTTTATGAGTAATCTTATCTTTGTTATCCGATAAAAAAACTTCTAAGATGCTGATTGCAGAATTTTTAGGAGCAAATTTATTTCTTAAAGAAAAATTATCCAAGGCCCATGCGAGAGCCATAGTTATTGTGCCGTAGTGAGTTACGATGATTATGTTTTCATCTTTTAAGGCTGCTTCTTCTAAAAAGTCGGAAGTTCTCTTAAAATGTTCAAAGGAGGTTTCGCCTTCAGGCGGGGCTGAGCTGTCATTGTTCTCGATCCAGTTTTTTGCTTCAATAGGATATTTTGTTTGAGCTTCTTCAAATGTTAAGCCCTTAAAAATACCGAAGTTATATTCTTGGAGTCTCTTATCTGTTTGAATGTTTTTAAGGCCTAAGTACTCGGCTGTTTGTAAGGCTCTTTTGAAGGGGCTTGAATAAACTTTAAAAGAAGAAAAATCCTTTAGTTTGGGTTTTAAACCGTCAAGCATGGGATAGGCTTCTTCCGCCAAGGGACTGTCGTCAAAACTAAAAATTCTTTTTTTGTTTGTTACAGTAATTCCGTGTCTTATCAAAACTATTTTCATATTCTATCCTTGGATTTTTATAAATGGACGTTTATAAAAAAACTTGTACTTAAAACTGCCAGTTCCGTTAATTCTACAATAAGGCCGTTTACATCTCCTGTGGTGCCGCCTATTTTTTTATATGAAATTCTTATTATGATAAATGTTAGAATAAATGCGGTTAAAGGAAGGAGTAAATATTTTAAGCGTTCTGCTAAAATAAAAGTTCCTTGTATTTTTGAAAAAACAGCTATCTCAGGCGTAAAAAGGGAAAGAAAACATACGAGGATCAGCCAAAAGAAAAAACTAAACTTTGATGCCGACTTATGGAAGAGTAGGCCAAGGCCCGTATCCTTTGCCGGTTTTGAAAAAACTACAACTGCCAAACCTGAAAGCCTCGAAATTATTCCGGCTAGTATGAGCAGGCCTGCATCAGATATTATGGTAGAATAGTTTATGTATCTGAGAAGCAAAAAAACATTAAGTCCTATTGTTCCATAAGTTCCTATTCTAGGATCCTGCATAATTTCCAATATTTTTTCTTTTTTTCTTGCAGAAAAAAAACCGTCTATAGTGTCTCCGACTCCGTCAAGGTGAATGCTGCCTGTTAAAAATAAATAGAGGAGCAAACTTATAAATCCCGACATTGCAATATATTTTTGCGGGAGGAAATAGATGGGGATAAGAACAATGCCTGCAATAAGCCCTCCTATAAGAGGTAAAAAATAAAAAGCTCTTTTAATATTTTTTTCGTTAAAGTCTATGTTTATGTTGATGGGGATGCGGGTAAAAAACTGCAAGGCTAAAATAAAACCTTTCATATTGATGCTCCGTCTTTTATTTTTATAGGTAGGCCGCAAACACAGAGAACAACCTCATCTGCAAGCTCGGCGATTTTTGCATTTACTATTCCTTGAATATCCGAAAAAGCT is a window from the Treponema denticola genome containing:
- the malQ gene encoding 4-alpha-glucanotransferase, whose amino-acid sequence is MKRSSGIILHPTSLPNDEGIGTIGKEAFAFIDWLKKTRTGVWQMLPIGPTGYGDSPYASFSAFAGNPYLISLQDLCEEGFLEKKYFAEYKKIVQENTDPKRVDFGLIHYHKTRILKKAAAFLLHKTETDSSLKEELENFYQEESFWLDGYAAFMTIKEDYEKRANKENLVQGIWNEAWPKELALNKENAVKEFLNKHSEEYKAQKIIQFFFFSQWKKLKDYAEKNGIQLIGDIPIFAAMDSADVWQNQSLFLLDEKAKPKAVAGVPPDFFSPTGQLWGNPLYDWAKMKKDGYLWWKARIRHTLKLFDIIRLDHFRGFEAFWSIPRGAKTAQEGKWVKGPDHNFFEEIQKDLISLDEKYRIELPILTEDLGIITPEVARLRDDFNFPTMKILQFAFDLNEFKSENMINPYLPHNHKKNCAVYTGSHDNDTIMGCLENSSDEMLKFIYTYLYGKKEDERICSILNTYEFKKELASEIIRKAFSSVADFAAVQMQDLLFLNSEARMNEPSTVGRNWQWRVTGSYENCEMTEKLQLWNVLYNRV
- the cobS gene encoding adenosylcobinamide-GDP ribazoletransferase, which gives rise to MKGFILALQFFTRIPININIDFNEKNIKRAFYFLPLIGGLIAGIVLIPIYFLPQKYIAMSGFISLLLYLFLTGSIHLDGVGDTIDGFFSARKKEKILEIMQDPRIGTYGTIGLNVFLLLRYINYSTIISDAGLLILAGIISRLSGLAVVVFSKPAKDTGLGLLFHKSASKFSFFFWLILVCFLSLFTPEIAVFSKIQGTFILAERLKYLLLPLTAFILTFIIIRISYKKIGGTTGDVNGLIVELTELAVLSTSFFINVHL
- a CDS encoding histidine phosphatase family protein, whose protein sequence is MKIVLIRHGITVTNKKRIFSFDDSPLAEEAYPMLDGLKPKLKDFSSFKVYSSPFKRALQTAEYLGLKNIQTDKRLQEYNFGIFKGLTFEEAQTKYPIEAKNWIENNDSSAPPEGETSFEHFKRTSDFLEEAALKDENIIIVTHYGTITMALAWALDNFSLRNKFAPKNSAISILEVFLSDNKDKITHKGIEIFNGI
- the cbiB gene encoding adenosylcobinamide-phosphate synthase CbiB; this translates as MNFNFLSFSDFVFSHINFFILFCAIILDFILGDPYSFPHPVKFIGSLIKKEEALARFFFSSPRGLKFSGFLIVIFNVSFSFCLIFFFLKLLYPYKILYFVFSVWISYTCLAARCLQKEAIKVFKALQISLEEGRKQIANIVGRDTESLDEKGVSRACVETIAENTSDGVIAPLFFMMLLGPAGGIAYKAVNTMDSMLGYKNEKYADLGFFPAKIDDIVNYVPARLSALLILAGPFFCNLRRLEQNCSQKRISNKIIPKLTAIKRGFKIWRRDCRKHSSPNSAHPESAAAGLLGLKLGGPNYYGGVLVEKPFIGDDIFEIEDEDIKRCIQLMYASEIFMFGLYAFFIFREYLFGF
- a CDS encoding D-alanine--D-alanine ligase family protein; translation: MNIAIIYGGKSSEHEVSLKSASSIIRTIDKKYKLHLIGISKSGAWYLHGDEERERIIKNEKAVLKIKKDEAKRVTVIPGGGTKKGLKAGDDFLPTDAVFAVLHGRFGEDGTIQGLFEMADLPYVGGDVMSTSISMDKEKTKMIWDYSGLPIVPYIAIKRQDWDDPEKKKALLARAEKDLEYPLFIKPCRAGSSVGAGMVKNRNELLEQAEESFLWDNKILVEACIEAREVECSVTGNTKTVAYIPGEIIPTHKFYDYEAKYTDPNGAELKIPADLNETQRKTIRETAIKAYEALDLSGLSRVDFFIDKRNGKIYLNEVNTIPGFTSISMFPKMCGASGLPYNELIMHLIELAIDRFKADRKLKTCRQS
- a CDS encoding ATP-dependent Clp protease proteolytic subunit is translated as MNFINEKNEEKKNKTNDDDALMQKFLNTRQIILAGEINKELSEKIVRQLLLMESLSSTKPIYIYIDSPGGDADAGFAIFDMIRFIKAPVYTIGMGLVASAASIILLAASKERRFGMPNSHYLIHQPLSGIKGVATEIEIHAKELEKMRVKINKLIAEETGTDEKKVAKDTDRDCWLNAEESVEYGLISKIAKNRKDIPEK